From one Geoalkalibacter halelectricus genomic stretch:
- a CDS encoding ATP-dependent helicase: protein MKKQLTQEKNISPDLLAGLNPMQRKAVQYGDGPLLILAGAGSGKTRTLTQRVAWLIRERGLEPWQILAVTFTNKAAGEMRGRIEKLLGGGELPWVSTFHSLCVRILRREIAALGYTGDFTIYDDQDQERLLRDVLRELNVSEKLFKPRAAAAAIDGCKNRGLLPQEVDRDDHWGEQLKRIYDLYQKRLRQANALDFGDLIMLCVHLLQQEDVVRRRWQGRFHHVLVDEFQDTNAVQYQLTRLLADGTRNLCVVGDDDQSIYRWRGAEVGNILGFERDYPEAAVIRLEQNYRSTRTILDAAGEVVAQNRGRKGKKLWTENPQGESISLETLPDDREEARFVADEIARLRKAGRHLRDVAVFYRTNAQSRPLEEALVEARLPYVMVGGIKFFSRMEIKDVLAYLRVLVNPADSISARRIINVPARGIGNTTVGRIAAFEEEAGGFLSACKLAVAQGALGAAAAKRVGEFTELLEGFRAKLEHLPYPELTNELIEASGYGPALREEGTEEARERLRNLEQLLAGMEEHRAKETGLQDFLEQVALVTDLDSYDGSLDRVTLMTLHAAKGLEFPVVFMTGMEEGLFPHSRAGSGGEELEEERRLCYVGMTRAMEKLYLSHARRRRVYGDYQFNPPSPFLAEIPAELLDRPEPSVAPALNKTSGHNLASVFAQMGQAPASSAAAADAPFEDEFVEEVRVVPDAEEGLRIGARVRHLKFGVGIVRRIEGSGDNQKVTVYFSTAGPKKLLLKFAGLEPA from the coding sequence ATGAAGAAGCAATTGACCCAGGAAAAAAATATCTCGCCTGATTTGCTTGCAGGCCTCAATCCCATGCAGCGCAAGGCCGTGCAGTACGGCGACGGCCCCTTGCTGATTCTTGCCGGCGCCGGCTCGGGCAAAACCCGCACCCTCACCCAGCGCGTCGCCTGGCTGATCCGCGAGCGCGGTCTGGAACCCTGGCAGATTCTCGCCGTGACCTTCACCAACAAGGCCGCGGGCGAGATGCGCGGCCGCATCGAAAAGCTTCTCGGCGGCGGCGAGCTGCCCTGGGTGTCGACCTTTCATTCTTTGTGCGTACGCATCCTGCGCCGCGAGATTGCCGCCCTGGGCTACACCGGCGACTTCACCATCTACGACGACCAGGACCAGGAGCGCCTGCTGCGCGATGTGCTGCGCGAGCTCAACGTCAGCGAAAAACTCTTCAAGCCGCGCGCCGCGGCCGCCGCCATCGACGGCTGCAAGAACCGCGGACTGCTGCCCCAGGAGGTGGATCGCGACGACCACTGGGGCGAGCAGCTCAAGCGCATCTACGATCTCTACCAGAAGCGCCTGCGCCAGGCCAACGCCCTGGATTTTGGCGATTTGATCATGCTCTGCGTCCATCTGCTGCAACAGGAAGACGTGGTGCGCCGCCGCTGGCAGGGACGCTTTCATCATGTGCTGGTGGATGAGTTCCAGGACACCAACGCCGTGCAGTACCAGCTCACCCGTCTGCTCGCCGACGGCACGCGCAATCTGTGCGTGGTGGGCGACGACGACCAGTCCATCTACCGCTGGCGCGGCGCCGAGGTTGGCAACATCCTCGGTTTCGAGCGTGACTACCCCGAGGCCGCGGTGATTCGCCTGGAGCAGAACTACCGCTCGACACGCACCATCCTTGACGCCGCGGGCGAGGTGGTGGCGCAGAATCGCGGGCGCAAGGGCAAAAAACTGTGGACGGAAAATCCCCAGGGTGAGTCCATCAGCCTCGAAACCCTGCCCGACGACCGTGAGGAGGCGCGCTTTGTCGCCGATGAAATCGCCCGTTTGCGCAAGGCCGGGCGGCACCTGCGCGATGTGGCGGTGTTCTACCGCACCAACGCCCAGTCGCGCCCCCTGGAGGAGGCCCTGGTCGAGGCGCGCCTGCCCTACGTCATGGTCGGCGGCATCAAGTTCTTCTCGCGCATGGAGATCAAGGACGTGCTCGCCTATCTGCGCGTGCTGGTCAATCCGGCCGATTCCATCTCGGCGCGGCGCATCATCAACGTGCCGGCGCGCGGCATCGGCAACACCACCGTCGGCCGCATCGCCGCCTTCGAGGAGGAGGCGGGCGGTTTTCTCTCCGCCTGCAAGCTGGCCGTGGCGCAGGGAGCCTTGGGCGCGGCGGCGGCCAAGCGGGTAGGTGAGTTCACGGAGCTGTTGGAGGGTTTTCGCGCCAAGCTTGAACACCTGCCCTATCCGGAGCTGACCAACGAACTCATCGAGGCCAGCGGCTATGGCCCGGCCTTGCGCGAGGAAGGCACCGAAGAGGCGCGGGAGCGCCTGCGCAACCTCGAGCAGCTGCTCGCCGGCATGGAGGAACATCGCGCCAAGGAAACCGGTCTGCAGGATTTTCTCGAACAGGTCGCCCTGGTCACCGATCTCGACAGCTATGACGGCAGCCTCGATCGGGTCACCCTCATGACCCTGCACGCCGCCAAGGGCCTGGAATTCCCCGTGGTGTTCATGACCGGCATGGAGGAGGGGCTTTTTCCTCACAGCCGCGCCGGCAGCGGCGGCGAGGAACTGGAAGAAGAGCGGCGCCTGTGTTATGTCGGCATGACTCGCGCCATGGAAAAGCTCTATCTCAGCCATGCGCGCCGCCGCCGGGTTTACGGCGACTATCAGTTCAACCCGCCCAGCCCTTTTCTCGCGGAGATCCCCGCCGAGCTGCTCGATCGTCCGGAACCGAGCGTAGCTCCGGCCCTGAATAAAACCTCGGGACACAATCTTGCCTCGGTGTTCGCGCAGATGGGGCAGGCTCCCGCTTCTTCGGCAGCCGCCGCCGATGCGCCCTTCGAGGATGAGTTCGTCGAGGAGGTGCGGGTGGTGCCCGATGCCGAGGAAGGGTTGCGCATCGGCGCACGGGTGCGCCATCTCAAGTTCGGCGTTGGCATCGTGCGGCGCATCGAGGGCAGCGGCGACAATCAGAAGGTGACGGTCTATTTCAGCACCGCCGGGCCGAAGAAATTGCTGCTCAAATTCGCCGGGCTGGAGCCAGCCTGA
- a CDS encoding hybrid sensor histidine kinase/response regulator: MSKPAQRFLLVLVLLLAWALVAVSLKGRNDEQIAAYLSQRAEIQGMAWRATVQMFEQGLDIYMQEYLLLPDVMELLVASVDPEQRDEARTLLYRRLHATYLMLSDKGLRQIHFHLPDGTSLLRFHAPSQFGDNLLGFRYAVRMANRELRPLSGFEVGRNMSAFRLVRPVIDAQGRHLGSVELGLPFEHLRRFIAELDGGYEFALLLNREMLDAALPADLPLHGPWPGDPDTWMVEDPRRELPHSAPSLSARAAKIETLLGARDEVRKVLRSGQSTAFGLKLDGHYHAVAFTPVYDMEGRLGAYLASYGPAPRLDRLAVNFWVNLIAPTIFLAALGFAGHRLLENRARLQQAMEESRRMAEEAQAANAAKSQFLANMSHEIRTPMNGIIGMAGLLLEAELSAEQRQYAATVRGSCEALLGILNDILDFSKIEAGRLDLQSIDFDLRHILSAVTDLLEHGAREKALGFAWHLEPDVPSALRGDPGRLRQILLNLGGNAVKFTAAGEIRILVKLVAQEAQRVRLRFEVRDTGIGIAPDKMQALFQPFGQLDASHARAFGGTGLGLAICRRLVEMMGGEIGVHSNPGKGSCFWFELPLARAHQPATARADTLAAPPVELARHAAARILLAEDNAVNRLVALRMLEKLGLRAEAVNDGRAALAALDAQPYDLVLLDIQMPECDGFAVIEALRSGRRGSPNRNTPVIALTAHAMKGDEQRCLDAGMNDYLAKPVRAEDLARKLDRWLNA, encoded by the coding sequence ATGAGCAAGCCGGCCCAGCGCTTTCTGCTGGTTTTGGTCCTGCTTTTGGCCTGGGCTTTGGTGGCGGTCTCCCTCAAGGGGCGCAACGACGAGCAGATCGCCGCCTACCTCTCGCAGCGCGCCGAAATTCAGGGCATGGCCTGGCGCGCCACCGTGCAGATGTTCGAGCAGGGGCTCGACATCTACATGCAGGAATACCTTCTTCTCCCCGACGTCATGGAGTTGCTGGTCGCCTCTGTCGATCCCGAGCAGCGTGATGAGGCGCGCACCTTGCTCTATCGTCGCCTCCACGCCACTTACCTCATGCTCAGCGACAAGGGTTTGCGGCAAATCCATTTTCATCTGCCTGACGGCACCAGCCTGTTACGCTTTCATGCCCCGAGCCAATTCGGCGACAACCTGCTGGGTTTTCGTTACGCGGTGCGCATGGCCAACCGGGAACTGCGACCCCTGAGCGGATTTGAGGTGGGACGCAACATGTCGGCCTTTCGTTTGGTGCGCCCGGTGATCGATGCCCAGGGCCGGCACCTCGGCAGTGTCGAACTGGGCTTGCCGTTCGAGCATCTGCGCCGATTCATCGCCGAATTGGACGGGGGCTATGAATTCGCACTGCTGCTCAATCGAGAGATGCTCGATGCCGCCTTGCCCGCCGATCTGCCTCTGCACGGCCCCTGGCCGGGGGATCCGGACACCTGGATGGTCGAGGATCCCCGGCGCGAATTGCCCCATTCGGCACCATCCCTCTCGGCGCGGGCCGCCAAAATCGAAACCTTGCTCGGCGCGCGCGATGAGGTTCGCAAGGTGCTGCGCTCCGGCCAAAGCACGGCGTTTGGACTCAAGTTGGATGGCCATTATCATGCGGTCGCCTTCACGCCGGTTTACGACATGGAGGGGCGTCTCGGCGCTTATCTCGCCTCCTACGGGCCGGCGCCGCGCCTGGATCGGCTCGCGGTCAACTTCTGGGTCAATCTCATCGCCCCCACGATCTTTTTGGCCGCCCTGGGTTTTGCCGGCCACCGGCTGTTGGAAAATCGCGCGCGGCTCCAACAGGCCATGGAGGAGAGCCGTCGCATGGCCGAGGAAGCGCAAGCCGCCAACGCCGCTAAAAGCCAGTTTCTGGCCAACATGAGCCATGAGATCCGTACCCCCATGAACGGCATCATCGGCATGGCGGGTTTGCTGCTGGAAGCCGAGCTGTCCGCCGAGCAGCGCCAGTACGCAGCCACGGTGCGCGGCAGTTGCGAGGCGCTGCTCGGCATTCTCAATGATATTCTGGACTTTTCCAAGATCGAGGCCGGGCGCCTGGATCTGCAATCCATCGACTTTGATCTGCGCCACATCCTGAGCGCGGTGACCGATCTGCTGGAGCACGGCGCGCGTGAGAAGGCTCTGGGCTTTGCCTGGCATCTGGAGCCCGACGTGCCGAGCGCCCTGCGCGGTGATCCCGGCCGACTGCGTCAGATTCTGCTCAATCTGGGCGGCAATGCCGTCAAATTCACCGCCGCCGGCGAGATTCGCATCCTGGTCAAACTCGTCGCCCAGGAGGCGCAGCGCGTTCGGCTGCGGTTTGAAGTCCGTGATACGGGCATCGGCATTGCCCCCGACAAGATGCAGGCACTGTTTCAACCCTTCGGCCAGCTCGATGCCTCCCATGCCCGCGCCTTCGGCGGAACGGGGTTGGGGCTGGCCATCTGCCGGCGCCTGGTGGAGATGATGGGCGGTGAGATCGGCGTGCACAGCAACCCCGGCAAAGGATCCTGCTTTTGGTTCGAGCTGCCCTTGGCGCGCGCCCACCAACCGGCGACAGCGCGCGCGGATACTTTGGCGGCGCCGCCGGTGGAACTGGCTCGCCACGCGGCGGCGCGCATCCTGCTGGCCGAGGACAATGCCGTCAACCGCCTGGTGGCCCTGCGCATGCTGGAGAAGCTCGGCCTGCGCGCCGAAGCCGTCAACGATGGGCGCGCGGCGCTCGCCGCCCTGGATGCTCAACCTTACGATCTGGTACTCCTCGACATCCAGATGCCCGAATGCGACGGCTTCGCCGTCATCGAAGCCCTGCGCTCAGGGCGGCGCGGTTCTCCCAACCGCAACACACCCGTCATCGCCCTGACCGCCCACGCCATGAAGGGCGACGAGCAGCGCTGTCTGGATGCGGGCATGAACGATTACCTGGCCAAGCCCGTTCGCGCCGAGGATCTGGCCCGAAAGCTCGATCGATGGCTGAATGCCTGA
- a CDS encoding PhnD/SsuA/transferrin family substrate-binding protein, with amino-acid sequence MNTRPSHCRFRKTSQIWCALAAILGLFLFAEPAVALRYSPIPMVNQEKVVADTRPFLDYLEAELGREIRLIYPRDNAQVVQDFVDDRLDLAEVGPLPYLLLRELAPHAQAVLFFLEQGAGATYTCALVAPFDGVASVEQLGAFNPLRLASTQRLSTCGPLTTSWLLAQGGINPRPVEFVHLGNHEKVALAIARAEFAAGGMKTLVARRYHHLGVRVLAQTPPLPVFALVVNTRTLPAAEVADLVAALLRATPEIRASWVVGGHGFAEVEPGAYKSLERVLLDLELSVQEFFAP; translated from the coding sequence ATGAACACTCGCCCCTCGCATTGCCGGTTCCGGAAAACCTCGCAGATCTGGTGCGCCCTGGCAGCCATTTTGGGGTTGTTTCTCTTCGCCGAGCCGGCGGTCGCCCTGCGCTATTCCCCCATCCCCATGGTCAACCAGGAAAAAGTGGTGGCCGACACCCGCCCCTTTCTCGATTATCTCGAAGCCGAGCTGGGGCGCGAGATTCGTCTGATCTACCCGCGCGACAATGCCCAGGTGGTGCAGGATTTTGTCGACGATCGCCTTGATCTTGCCGAGGTCGGTCCGCTGCCCTACCTGCTGCTGCGTGAATTGGCCCCCCATGCCCAGGCGGTCTTGTTTTTCCTTGAGCAAGGCGCCGGCGCCACCTACACCTGCGCCCTGGTCGCGCCTTTCGACGGCGTGGCCAGCGTGGAGCAATTGGGCGCATTCAACCCTCTGCGCCTGGCCTCCACCCAGCGGCTGAGTACTTGCGGTCCGCTGACGACATCCTGGCTGCTGGCGCAAGGCGGCATCAACCCCCGGCCGGTCGAATTCGTTCATCTGGGCAATCACGAGAAAGTCGCCCTCGCCATCGCCCGCGCGGAATTTGCCGCGGGCGGCATGAAAACCCTGGTGGCCCGGCGCTACCACCATCTGGGAGTGCGGGTTTTGGCCCAGACCCCACCCCTGCCGGTTTTTGCGCTGGTGGTCAACACCCGCACCCTGCCCGCGGCCGAGGTCGCCGATCTGGTGGCAGCGCTTCTGCGAGCAACGCCGGAAATCAGGGCTTCCTGGGTGGTCGGAGGCCACGGCTTTGCCGAAGTCGAGCCCGGTGCCTATAAGTCCCTGGAACGGGTCCTGCTTGATCTCGAGCTGTCCGTGCAGGAATTTTTCGCGCCATGA